A section of the Pochonia chlamydosporia 170 chromosome 2, whole genome shotgun sequence genome encodes:
- a CDS encoding glycoprotease family protein (similar to Beauveria bassiana ARSEF 2860 XP_008594308.1) — MLLLRPRCALLPRTLHSYTSQQQRTLLTLAIESSCDDTAVAILTHCPPSTQLLFNERISSDNRAFKGVHPVITVQGHNSSLAPLVQKALQHLPDASTSSPTIRIPTRHGSLLKQRPDFVSVTRGPGIMANLAVGLNMAKGLAVAWDVPLVGVHHMQAHALTPRLVRALNQRPGPEFPFLSLLVSGGHTQLVHSTALTKHQIVATTGDIAIGNLLDQTARVILPPEILDASPDVMYGRLLESFAFPTEDYSFFEPAASRSDEITPLPTGYEWTIPLPFRNTRRLAYSFSSIHTHVHRIAAANPTMCVDQRRSLARHTMRAAFQHLCSRLILALEDRPELRPAAQTIVVAGGVASNKFLMHVLRETLRVRGYPDVEIVVPPVKFCTDNAAMIAWTGMEMFERGWCSDLGILPVGKWPMGMEGGDGDGILGVGGWLRRQK, encoded by the coding sequence atgctcctcctccgcccacGATGCGCCCTCCTCCCCCGCACCCTCCATAGCTACACctcacaacaacaacgaaccctcctcaccctcgcCATCGAATCCTCGTGCGACGACACCgccgtcgccatcctcaCTCACTGCCCACCGTCCACACAGCTCCTCTTCAATGAGCGCATATCCTCCGACAACCGCGCCTTCAAGGGCGTCCACCCCGTAATAACCGTCCAAGGACACAACTCGTCCCTTGCGCCGCTAGTTCAAAAGGCCCTGCAGCACCTTCCCGACGcttcaacctcttcaccTACCATTCGCATCCCAACACGGCATGGATCGCTTCTCAAGCAACGACCCGACTTTGTCTCCGTAACAAGAGGACCTGGTATAATGGCCAATCTAGCAGTGGGATTAAACATGGCCAAGGGTCTAGCTGTAGCGTGGGATGTTCCCCTCGTAGGCGttcaccacatgcaggctCATGCTCTGACGCCGCGGCTCGTTCGAGCACTGAACCAACGTCCCGGCCCTGAGTTTCCATTCCTCTCGCTCCTCGTGTCAGGGGGCCATACCCAACTCGTCCACTCGACAGCATTGACGAAGCACCAAATAGTCGCTACGACGGGGGACATCGCCATCGGTAACCTCCTCGACCAGACGGCACGGGTGATTCTCCCGCCTGAAATCCTCGACGCCAGCCCAGACGTCATGTACGGACGGCTCCTCGAATCATTCGCCTTCCCCACCGAAGACTACTCCTTCTTCGAACCAGCTGCATCTCGCTCCGACGAGATTACCCCCCTCCCAACAGGCTACGAGTGGACCATCCCTCTCCCCTTCCGTAATACTCGCCGGCTCGCATattccttctccagcatccACACGCACGTCCATCGGATAGCGGCCGCCAATCCCACCATGTGTGTTGACCAGCGCCGCTCTCTAGCACGACACACCATGCGTGCTGCGTTTCAGCACCTCTGCTCACGCCTCATTCTCGCCTTGGAAGATAGACCGGAGCTACGACCCGCTGCGCAGACGATAGTTGTGGCCGGGGGCGTCGCATCAAATAAGTTCCTCATGCATGTTTTGAGGGAAACGCTGCGGGTGAGGGGTTATCCGGACGTGGAGATCGTTGTGCCGCCCGTCAAGTTTTGCACGGATAATGCGGCCATGATTGCGTGGACGGGCATGGAGATGTTTGAACGGGGGTGGTGTTCGGATTTGGGTATCTTGCCTGTGGGGAAGTGGCCAATGGGGatggagggtggtgatggagatgggatCTTGGGCGTTGGGGGGTGGTTGAGGCGGCAGAAGTAG